Genomic DNA from Danio rerio strain Tuebingen ecotype United States chromosome 22, GRCz12tu, whole genome shotgun sequence:
TTATGTAAAAcaaaaatcttccttctgcaatCACCTTCCAGCAGGCTGTGAATAAGAGCCATGTTTTTTTCTGGAGGAATAGAAAGCAAGCAGCATCTTTTCTTTCCCCCCTCCACATGCATCATCATGGGCGCTGGTTGGCATAGAGACAGACCCTCTCAACCAATCAAAACCGCCCCTGAGGGTTTGGGGGGAGGGACAGAGCACTGGGTGACAAGTGTGACACAGCCACAGTTTGTGATCATTCATAATCTGCGTGCATTGATTGTGAGATGGTAAAAATAGGCTCTCATTCAAAACAGCTGCGGGGGGAAAGTGCTGCCACGTGGAACCAAACGAAAAGGCTTTTGAATAAAGACATGCTCATAATGGAGAAATGAGAGCAGTAAAGCATGCATTTAGGTTCTCTTGCTCATGTTTTGGGATGTGGCGTTTTAATGAAGCATTGGAAGTTATGATATAACACATTGTTAGCCACCaggatttatatatttatttgcatctTTCATCTTTCTTAGTCGTTTttaaaattaatcaattatttttaaataataaatgataacatTTGTGTAAATCATTTATGTCAAATCATGTAAACATAACAATAAAGCTATTATGTtgagacttttaaaaataaaagtacaattaaatatataaaatatttttttgaattcATAAAAATTATGTATCtccatatttttatttcataataatatttaactatatGCAATGGATATTTTAAAATAGTCTGTTCTGTCATTTGGTTATATAGGCCTACATAAACCCTTTGCAATTTGTTTTGATCTAAAACAAATTGATCTAAAATACAAATTAGGCTGTGAGAGGGCAGATCTTCCCTTCTTTATAGTATGTAGAGAACAGTAGCATGTCCCAATACATACAGTGGTATTCAAAGCTCCTCAGAAGGCGTAAAGTACGCAAATGACCTACTACTTGCAGAAACTTAATGGATGGCAATTTATGGATACTATACTATCCCATGAGGCTACACGAGAATTTATGAATGGAGCAAAATGGTGCAAATGATGCAGATAGGTCACGTTATTAAAACATTCTAATGTTATCTCTCGATCGAATtgccattatcagtggttattagctgattgacatgggccagtaggggccttctgcgcctactggtaggctcagtaGGCTGTTATAATCAATCCACATTGTTAATCAGCTACAGATCACACATGCGGCTGgcagttaacgagaattatttatataataatattttaatatataattatatacaagTTGCTAAGCACTATATATTGTGTCATGTGTTCAAGATTTGAACATGCATCTCCTCAATGAGCGCCACAGGTTATTGTGAAACTTTTGTGCAAACCAAAATCCttgtttctgttgttttcataaatgcatattaaatataaCTAGACTAGCTGCCTCTACAGTTCAAGGCTTTTGTGGATGGTTACAAGGTTGTCATTTTTATGGTATTTACTGTTTCTTTTTACCATGTTACAAAGTGATTGCTCTTTTAATAACTTCAGTTATTTTTGTGAGAAATGATACAAACAACTTCAGTGGCATTCAGCAGTTTAAGCCTTAAAAAAACTATAtggaaaattattatatattaatcacATTAAACGTTCAAGTTGCTGTTGAGTGTAGTTCACTGAATGACcactaatattgaccttaaaattgtttaattttacgTATTGTCCCTATTAACCATATTTTCTCACATATCTGCTCGGGTAGCCTAATGGTAAGTGTGCCGACAGATTACTAGCGGGCAAAACCATTGGAAACGTCTTGGCTTGAGACTTTTGGTCTCATTCaccaataaatgtttttttgctaTACAAAACAGCTTTGTCAGCTATGCTATGCATTGCCATAAACACAACTGATGGTAGAGCAAGTATTGCTATTGTCGATTGTCATTTTGGACACTGACATAGTTATTGCCTTATTTAGCATCATGAAGTTAAAGTGAAGTAAGACTGTGGTTTTACCCATACTCGAATGTGGTTCTCTGTCCAAGTGTGCACACATGTTTTGAGTGGGGAGTGAGAGCACACGCACACAGTGAGCATACACCCTGAGCAGTGGGCAGCTATTACTTTCAGCACCCGGGTAGCAATTAGGAGTTATGTACCTTGCTCAGGGGCATCTCATCTGGGTGTCGAAGAGTGTGGTTTGTTCACTTCCTCATTCCAGGACCAGGAATCAAACTTGCAACCTTTCGAATTCAAGTCCAACTCTCAAACCATTAGGCCACAACTGGAATTTAAAATAACGGAATTTTCTGTGTTGTCTATAGGATACGGCGGGACAGGAGCGGTATAGAACTATTACCACAGCTTACTATAGAGGAGCCATGGGCTTCATCCTCATGTATGACATCACTAATGAGGAGTCCTATAATGCGGTGCAGGACTGGTAAGCTGCTTGGGTAAACAATCTTTCAGTTTTTATCCATAAAGAATGTATGCCAATCATGACTTGCTTTTCAGGGCAACACAAATTAAGACTTATTCATGGGATAACGCTCAGGTGATACTAGTGGGAAACAAATGTGACATGGATGAGGAGAGGGTGGTGCCTTTTGAGAAGGGAAAACACTTGGCTGACCAGTTAGGTAAGTTATGTGGCCATTCTTAAGTCTAATTCATTGGATTGTGATCTGATTCCTTGAATTGCTCTCACAGGGTTTGAGTACTATGAAGCCAGCGCCAAAGAGAACATCAACGTCAGACAAGTATTTGAACGCTTAGTCGACATTATCTGCGTGAAGATGTCAGAGAGAGTTGATGTGGAACCACCCATGGTCACTGGTGCCAAAACCACCCGGCTAACCGATAAGCCACCCCAACTACCTCAGAATTGTTGCTGATTTTGATCTCTACTTATGCCAACCTTTTAGCAGCAGATCAAATGTTGTTTGGTTTGATGTTATGTTGTAAGGCAATCAGAACCAACCTGAGGTGTGTTTCCTGTACTAAGCATAACTTGGTGGTTAACCACTATACTGCGATGCATCGTTAGCTAGTTTCCTGAAACTGcagtaatatgtttttattttttgttatagcTTTAAACTAGCGTACCATATTGTACCAtgtctttagcccctttcacacagttaCACTGTTAATGGCCATAAAATTACCGAAATGACTTTACCTTTACATTCAAATACTCGCTGTTCACACACAGCagaattgcagaaatttactagTAATGTTAAATCTTTTCATCCTAGAAAATTGTCAGAACTGAATTTCTGATATTTGTTAACAAAGGGCCTGTTTGCATATGATCAATTTACCAATAATTTTGTGGAagtgtctgtatgtgtaaaaggggctactTCCATATCATACCTTCCTCCTTCTCGTCTATGTCTTTCACACCTCTATTACTTTATCGCACCTCCACCATTGACAACTTTCTTTCTTGacaaacctttttgtttttgttgggaCGGAATGGTTGTCCTACCTCCAACATTGTAGCACCTCCTTCTTGGACATTTCTCTGTGTGAGCTGACCAACTGGAAGTACATCAACTCTGTTCATTGTTGCACATTCTTTCTTGACATCCAACTCTATCATTGATGTGCCTCCTTCTTTTGACCTGCCTCTATTGTTTTGAATCTTCATCAGTGCTGTACATCCTTTGCTGGTGCACATCCATGCATCATCGTTGTATCTACAACATATCCGTCTTTGTCACACCTCCAGCATCTCCATTGTTGTTTCACCTACTTCCATCACTTCTCAGTCATTGGTGCACCCCCTTTTATTGTTCTTTCATTGTTCACCCAAGGATGTGGTAGGTCAGGGGGACAGAGTTCATGGAGCCCAGAAGCTTGAAGAGATCCACAGTGAAGTCTGGTCGGGCCCAAATTGCAATTTTGAGGGGGACACTATCACCCCAGCTTCCACCCCCACCTGTCAAATGTTTTGTCACACATCCTTGTTGTTGTCATCTCCATTGTTTTTGGGTTGCACCTATGCTCCAACAATGTTGTACCTTTTTAGTTAACAGCCCTAAGAGGTGTGGTACTTGCAGGGGAAAGAGTCACAGAGTTCATAGGACACAGAGTCTTGAAGAGGTCCCTAGGAAGGTGGGTCTCGAATTGCAATTTTAAGGGGAGACTAAACCTGCCTCCCTCCACCTCAAcctgtcatttttttttgtcacacaTCCTTGTCTCATCTTTGCCTTTGTCACCTCTTTCATTGTTGGTTTGGACTTTTGCACCAGCAATGTCGTACCTTTGTTGTTAACACTTCCAGGGGCGTAGTACTTAAGGGAAAGGGGGActcaggccgtactcacactatgtacagttgccttgaaccgggccaaagcaagcttgtccccctcctgtctcccccgatggcctgcactcacattacaattgGGCCTGGGCACACTAACGTCATTGATGCTgggctgttcagtaagcgctctcattcagcacagtggagatttctctagttatatcgctttagtcctTAGGGAATCGGTGACACGCAGTCGGATATTTCacagaacagatcagccacttttgacgctcataaacaatcataaagttttgcactcacacacaagcgtactatGCCAAAGCCCAATTGAACAGcgttcagcgcactcacacttctcaaacgatccgggaaacagtaGGCCCTAAGTAGTCCATAGGGTCTAGAGGCTTGATGGGGTCCACAGTAAAGTCTGGGGAAACTAGAACATGATATTTACCCACcaccaaagcattttcccaagcAAAATCCTGTGCACAGTGTTACGCATTCCTAGCAACTCCACTGgatgtatctgtctgtctttgtcaCAACGCTTTTATTGTCATCATTTTGTCCTTGTTGCACCTTCGCCATTGTATAATGTCTATCGACGTTTGACCACCATTATTTTCGCACCCCCATTATTATGGACAGAAAGTACATATGGAACTGAGAGACCCACTGAGggaacccccccacccccacccccccaaaaaaaagtaGAGCTATATAtttaaaggtgctttcacacttgcacACACCCGGGTTCGCTTGACGTCAGAGTACGGTActtttagctagtgtgaacactGTCTTCTGAACTCTGGTGTGCACCCATAAACTGTACCCGAGtccacctgaaagaggtggtctggggtatggTTTGTGCAAACTCTAGTACGGTTTATTTCTGttatgaatgcaatcgtaccaaatgaTGGAGGTCAACCGCCAACTatacaacaaactttagttttcataacgttcattcgtgtgtgtatgttttgCATCACCTATCTTGGTGACAAGCAggactgacccagtgcaaacagtgataatgtctgcttgtcccCACCAAAACAACTTGTACAGACATCGCGTGATGTTCTGAAAGTTGTTAATATTGTTTTGCAGCAGATAGATGCCAGTGGCTctctgcattttgtttttgtatttttcaaaACTAAAAGATTCAGCAAAGGCAGAAGGTGTACATCATCGTTTTGTCGTTTGCCTTTCATGGCCATCACCTtgcaacagctgtacacaaaagAGCCActtgatgacgcaagcgtactgGGTTCAGAGGGAAAAAagagtgtgaaagcaccctaaatgtcaAGAAGTTCTTCAAACAACAGGTTCCAGCTACCCAGTTCGCATTGCTCGTGAATGAAACTATAGTTTCATGAAACACCAAATCATTGGACTGTGTTCATAATGACAGAACTTATTTTTAGCTAACGATGCTTTCAGGAAACACACCCCTGTTTGTTTGTAGCTGTCACGCGTGTAGTTCAGTAATAATAGTAGACTTTTAACCTAATCAGTCCATAGAAAACTCAACGCAGGGACTAGAGCAAAGCACAAAATCTACTACTTGGCTCTCAGAACTTCAGTGTTCACTGCCGAAACTAGATCTGTTGTGGCACAATCTTGCTAATCTAATATATTTAATGTAGTATATAAATACTTTAATGGAGGTGAAATAGTGGATATTCTGTTAAAAGGCACAAAAACAAACTCAGACTTTTGCAAAATTGCCATTATGCAAAAATTCGAGTTTTCAGGGTGGTTTCGATGCTCTGATtgggattcggatcagaagcagATGCACAATGTATGTTGGACTCCATCTATTTTGGGAACGTTTTGAGAATATGAGCACTTGTTTTGAGCTAGCTTTATGTTAAGAGAGGAAAAATGTGACATTTAGTAAATtagcaaattaaaaaaacaacattattaaacTCGTGTTGAACTTAGTATTGCCAGAAACCACATGTAACAGTTGTGTGTAATAATAGACTGAACACAATCAGCACATTTCATAGTCAGGTGACGTTCGGTTTGTTACGAAAGTTATAATTATGCTTCAAATCCTCAAGCAGAAGGTTAAGATATATTGTGAATTCGTGCCAGGGTGTCTTTATATTTCAGAAAATTGTAGCAAATCCCTGTTGGTTCGTGTATGTATAATCTACTTTGGATTTTTATCAAGTGACGTATGAGTGTTTTATGTAACTATAATCAAAATTATTGCAAATGAGATATTTTTCATTCCGATGTTTTAGGCAATTTTTTGGTTTCATCAGTAGATCTTTATTTTTATGCTGCTGGAATATATAGGTGTAAGTTTGCTGTCAGTGTATTTTGATTTGTAGACAATATGCACTGGGGCGTACAGTGATTGTACAGTTGTGAATGTTACTTTTAGATGCAATTTGTAACAATAAAAGCACAAATcacataataatactaatatgtaTGTGACAAGCTTGTTATTGTGTACTGAATAGTAGCCAGAATAATGATGATTTATGGGTCAAAGATAAAGTATCTGTTACGCtgaataataatagataaattaatactattaatgtaataataataatagataataatattcattcattcattttattttcggcttagtccctttattaatccaggttcgccacagcggaatgaaccgccaacttatccagcacgtttttacgcagcggatgcccttccagctgcaacccatctctgggaaacatccacacacacacacacacacacacacacacacacacacacacacacacacactcatacactatggacaatttagcctacccaattcacctgtagtgcatgtccttggactgtgggggaaaccaaagcacccggaggaaattcacgcaaatgcagagagaacatgcaaactccacacagaaacgccaactgagccgaggctcgaaccaatgacccagcgaccttctgcgccactgcgtcacctgataataatatttaataaatttaaatatttatttatgtattatttataatatatcaatataatatttttatatttctttttgtaTAAGTTTGTTTTGGTTATTACTAATTTGGTCATGAAATATATTAACTTAGACAATAATTGGAAGAACTACAAAATAcaggaataaattaatttaacgtgttttaatgatgataataactgaaaataacattattattttaattaaatgtctaTAATTTTAAgccacattaaaaagcatttgtaaccatttatttaaaatttgatagtaatatatttaataaattaagtataaataattttaaataatttaacctatagtatttaattaaatgtattgatGTTAATTGTGATATATAAGcatataaaatcattaaaaaaataaagtaaaacataaaaaaatacaacactaattaacatgcatttattttgtatggTTATCTAGCAAATCATTtacatcattttcttttcagcttagtccctttattaagctggAGATGCtacggcagaatgaaccgccaacttatccagcatatgctttatgcagcgcatgcccttccagctgcaacacatcactgggaaacacccatacacactcattcacacacatacactacggacaatttagcttacccaattcacctgtaccgcatgttttttgACTTgagagggaaaccggagcacccggaggaaacccacacgaatacggggagaacatgcaaactccacacagaaatgccaaatgacccagccgagcttaaaccaacgaccttcttgctgtgaggcgacagcgctacccactgtgccactgcgccgTCGCTTCAttcacattattaaaatataattctaatataaatttataaaaatacgtGAATATAATGCAtgattttagttttcttttcaaTTAGCGAAAATGgtttaaatcattaataaaaatcACATACCTTACCCGGAGAGTGGAAGAACCAGTTCAAGCTGTTCCTAAAGTCAACGCTTATCCTTCATTTGTTCCAGCGCCGGGAATCTCAACCAATCATGTTGATTCTTGTTTTTTATGCCAAGTTGAATCAGCCAATGAGATTATAGTGTGTTAGCTGTGGTCAACATAAGCGTTACCGTCGGTGTGACATCCGTAATCCCGACAGAAACAAGAACAGAGGTATGTGTCTTAACTGTTTGCagattattaaatcatttattaactgttttaCTGTTTCTGTTTTGAGAGGAATTAACGTTACGTTACAAGAGTTTTGAGGGCGTGACGTGAATTTGTGACAGCTGTCAATCATGCTAAATCTCCTTTAGCGCTGTTTGGGACTCTGTTTGAACAGGTTTGAGTTAAAAATGCCGCAAATGAGTAAAGCTAAAAGTTGTGGATGTAACGTTACCTGTGAAGTGTCCGGACCAGACAGCGGAGAACCTCCACCTGCTGTAACTGAACCGCAAGAGTCTGATGCCGCAGATTCAAACACCATCATCAAATC
This window encodes:
- the rab3b gene encoding ras-related protein Rab-3B; translated protein: MAKADQRFGQRDGSDQNFDYMFKLLIIGNSSVGKTSFLFRYADDSFSSSFVSTVGIDFKVKTVYRNDKRVKLQIWDTAGQERYRTITTAYYRGAMGFILMYDITNEESYNAVQDWATQIKTYSWDNAQVILVGNKCDMDEERVVPFEKGKHLADQLGFEYYEASAKENINVRQVFERLVDIICVKMSERVDVEPPMVTGAKTTRLTDKPPQLPQNCC